In one window of Marinitoga hydrogenitolerans DSM 16785 DNA:
- a CDS encoding B12-binding domain-containing radical SAM protein encodes MNYLLIDPQIKNADYDFPNIRLTTCEAVLKERYNIEILEFFYEKEIDKLTLDQFKKYKYDLFYKELFFKINNVQIVYIECEYGFLNDCIEISKIIKKINNNIIIVVGGIFINYLYNGNILYEVSKFTKYIDYYFVGDYIYLLNNIEIIKKNKKIYYKNFELKQNTLKVSWEKFNLKSYKNLMVPVFFSNGCRYNKCMFCDENLIWGNRKYIYRDVEHVLTELKYYFEKYKITNFYFWDSSIVSHPDFKILCKKLSNFDIEIKWVGLSRIDELNEEKVKMLKDSNCQTIELGLEALDDHTLKNIKKGISIKDIYKTVELLKKYKINVEGSFIIGIPGDNKKIINQRITLASNLDLNYYRWHNYQIPSISLKLKNIIFEYQEFLNLDLNIPNHLIRESINDNIGYFDMHIADKTFFYKLTRFPKLKIGYLSVQEIIELTYSAIEKTNISRKNKALHSPFM; translated from the coding sequence ATGAATTACTTGTTAATAGATCCACAGATTAAAAATGCAGATTATGATTTTCCAAATATAAGATTAACAACATGTGAAGCAGTTTTAAAAGAAAGATACAATATAGAAATATTGGAATTTTTCTATGAAAAAGAAATAGATAAATTAACTTTAGATCAATTTAAAAAATACAAATATGATTTATTTTATAAAGAACTTTTTTTTAAAATTAATAATGTACAAATAGTATATATAGAATGTGAGTATGGCTTTTTGAATGATTGCATTGAAATATCTAAAATAATTAAAAAAATTAATAATAATATAATTATTGTTGTTGGTGGAATTTTTATAAATTATTTATATAATGGAAATATTTTATATGAAGTTTCTAAATTTACAAAATATATAGATTATTATTTTGTAGGAGATTATATATATTTATTAAATAACATAGAAATAATTAAAAAAAACAAAAAAATATATTATAAAAATTTTGAATTAAAACAAAATACATTAAAAGTATCGTGGGAAAAATTTAACTTAAAAAGCTATAAAAATTTGATGGTTCCGGTTTTTTTTTCTAATGGTTGCAGATATAACAAATGCATGTTTTGCGATGAAAATTTAATATGGGGAAATAGGAAATATATATATAGAGACGTTGAACATGTGTTAACTGAATTAAAATATTATTTTGAAAAATACAAAATAACCAATTTTTATTTTTGGGATTCTAGTATTGTGAGTCATCCAGATTTTAAAATATTGTGTAAAAAATTATCTAATTTTGATATTGAAATAAAATGGGTAGGTTTGTCAAGAATCGATGAACTTAATGAAGAAAAAGTAAAAATGTTGAAGGACTCAAACTGCCAAACTATTGAATTAGGACTAGAGGCATTAGATGATCATACTTTAAAAAATATTAAAAAAGGAATTTCTATAAAAGACATCTATAAAACTGTAGAGTTATTAAAAAAATATAAAATTAATGTTGAAGGAAGTTTTATTATTGGAATTCCTGGTGATAATAAAAAAATTATCAATCAGCGAATTACTCTTGCATCTAATTTAGATTTAAATTATTATAGATGGCATAATTATCAGATCCCTTCAATTTCATTAAAATTAAAAAATATTATTTTTGAATATCAAGAATTTCTTAATTTGGATTTAAATATTCCTAATCATCTTATAAGAGAATCTATTAATGATAATATTGGATATTTTGATATGCATATTGCAGACAAGACTTTTTTTTATAAGCTTACAAGATTTCCTAAATTGAAAATTGGATATTTAAGTGTTCAAGAAATTATAGAATTAACATATTCAGCGATTGAAAAAACAAATATTTCAAGGAAGAATAAAGCCTTACATTCTCCTTTTATGTAA
- a CDS encoding non-ribosomal peptide synthetase, whose translation MNQKHIIKEFKEQVSKNRKKTALITTEGVQYSYGETDLITDNLAGYFYSVGIKKGDIIPIIMKKDEFLLFTILALFKIGAAYVPISDNYPENKIKEIITQFSEKPVLINFEYKKYTSLFNNKIFNVKNGMIKKSHFDENIDIENYAYILFTSGSTGKPKGVIARHKNLSWIINELQLKFPVNIEDRYLFSTPFTFDVSLSELFGWVSGGGSIVIPCKRDQELFKELIDIIYEYKITHLALSPSILSMISENEKFSEKCKDLKYLMVAGEVFPVSLANKVRNILDNTQIFNLYGPTETTVYATMYEIKNNIKKTVPIGKALNGVKIKIKKEKGTEGKEGEILVGGNGVTDGYYNNKKLTEEMFVLINGEKYYKTGDYGYIKDNNIIFLGRKDSQIQINGIRVELEEIENRIYNNFPIKQLKIIYYKKKLICFYISNKEIEGNKIKNVLRKFLNKYMIPEFYIRIDKMPLNINKKIDMKSLIKMFEEYYTQTLRVKNNISDDYIKQKIKNIIKTTLSYEDNVSDNISFFMLPGSDSLSSLKLINNLEKVFDINLSDDFLYIYPDINSMTEYIEKNLNQIHYKPILKKLIISSEKTIEEWYKKINKKILSDKIFKKYETHYLQKVYYYDNFNSYIHVNINIPFIYELNKITKALNELINTHELLRSKIVEEDTLYFVEYNKGFDISEDVLIFENEPEERINEIIEKILIKNRLNHLLYMFYINYTENCIKLNMIFSHNIMDQKSVHVLKQSFFDILNDKYENKNKSYFSDFVKIIKEKNNNYKFLSDEHTKELFEVEKHGFVPYTDNDILIDTFKIKNKIENDEKIIFIIKRILSKISKIMNIESLIASTIMNYRIFNDKDFSKNIGDYHTSIVFRYSNNWTENVFEQKFLKLLKRYENGYQPQQFIFKNYPIMNEIQKKMEFAYDLNVLVSINYLGEIRQIEKEDLINKLKKTRNTLKSFPGKKIYITSFTEEDKCYVYYLTAPERLKEMS comes from the coding sequence TTGAATCAAAAACATATAATAAAAGAATTTAAAGAACAGGTATCTAAAAACAGAAAAAAAACAGCACTTATTACGACAGAAGGAGTACAGTATAGTTATGGAGAAACAGATTTAATTACCGATAATCTTGCTGGTTATTTTTACTCAGTTGGAATAAAAAAAGGGGATATTATTCCTATCATAATGAAAAAAGATGAATTTTTGTTGTTTACAATACTAGCTCTTTTTAAAATAGGAGCTGCATATGTTCCTATATCAGATAATTATCCAGAAAACAAGATAAAAGAAATAATCACTCAATTTTCTGAAAAACCCGTACTTATTAATTTTGAATATAAAAAATATACTTCATTATTTAATAATAAAATTTTTAATGTAAAAAATGGAATGATTAAAAAATCGCATTTTGATGAAAATATTGATATAGAGAATTATGCATACATTTTATTTACATCTGGTAGTACAGGCAAACCAAAAGGAGTTATTGCAAGACATAAAAATCTTTCATGGATTATAAATGAATTACAATTGAAATTTCCTGTTAATATTGAAGATAGATATTTATTTAGCACACCTTTTACATTTGATGTTTCATTATCGGAATTATTTGGTTGGGTTTCTGGTGGTGGAAGTATAGTTATTCCCTGTAAAAGGGATCAGGAATTATTCAAAGAATTAATAGACATTATTTATGAATATAAAATTACACATCTTGCACTTTCTCCTTCGATATTAAGCATGATTTCAGAAAATGAAAAATTTTCTGAAAAATGCAAGGATTTAAAATATTTAATGGTTGCTGGAGAGGTGTTCCCTGTTTCTTTAGCAAATAAGGTAAGAAATATTTTAGATAATACGCAGATTTTCAATCTATACGGGCCTACAGAAACAACGGTATATGCAACAATGTATGAAATAAAGAATAATATTAAAAAAACTGTCCCAATAGGTAAGGCGTTAAATGGCGTAAAAATAAAAATTAAAAAAGAAAAAGGTACTGAAGGTAAAGAAGGTGAAATTTTAGTTGGTGGTAATGGGGTTACAGATGGATATTATAACAATAAGAAATTAACAGAAGAGATGTTTGTACTAATAAATGGTGAAAAGTATTATAAAACGGGGGATTATGGTTATATAAAAGATAATAATATTATATTTCTTGGAAGAAAGGATTCACAGATTCAGATAAACGGAATCAGGGTGGAGTTGGAAGAGATTGAAAACAGAATTTATAATAATTTTCCCATAAAACAATTAAAAATAATTTATTATAAAAAGAAGCTAATTTGTTTTTATATTTCAAATAAAGAAATTGAGGGTAATAAAATTAAAAATGTTTTAAGAAAATTTCTTAATAAATATATGATTCCGGAATTCTATATAAGAATAGATAAAATGCCTTTGAATATTAATAAAAAAATAGATATGAAATCATTAATAAAAATGTTTGAAGAATATTATACACAAACTCTAAGAGTAAAGAATAATATTTCAGATGACTATATAAAACAGAAAATAAAAAATATCATTAAAACAACACTATCATATGAAGATAATGTTTCAGACAATATATCTTTCTTTATGTTGCCAGGCAGTGATTCATTATCATCTTTAAAATTAATAAATAATTTAGAAAAAGTATTTGATATAAATTTATCGGATGATTTTTTATATATATATCCAGACATTAATTCAATGACAGAATATATAGAAAAAAACTTAAATCAGATACATTATAAACCAATATTAAAAAAATTGATTATTTCCTCAGAAAAAACAATCGAGGAATGGTATAAAAAAATTAATAAAAAAATATTGAGCGATAAAATCTTTAAAAAATACGAAACACATTATCTTCAAAAAGTTTATTATTATGATAACTTTAACTCATATATTCATGTAAACATAAATATTCCTTTCATATACGAGCTAAACAAAATCACAAAAGCATTAAATGAATTAATAAATACTCATGAATTACTAAGAAGTAAAATTGTAGAAGAAGATACTTTGTATTTTGTTGAATATAATAAAGGCTTTGATATTTCAGAGGATGTTTTAATATTTGAAAATGAGCCTGAAGAAAGAATTAATGAAATAATAGAAAAAATATTAATAAAAAACAGGTTAAATCATTTATTATATATGTTTTATATAAATTATACCGAAAACTGTATCAAATTAAATATGATCTTTTCACATAATATAATGGATCAGAAAAGTGTTCATGTATTAAAACAAAGTTTCTTTGATATATTAAACGATAAATATGAGAATAAAAATAAATCATATTTTTCAGATTTTGTAAAAATAATAAAAGAAAAAAATAATAACTACAAATTCTTATCAGATGAACATACAAAAGAATTATTCGAAGTTGAAAAACATGGCTTTGTCCCTTATACAGATAATGATATATTAATCGACACTTTTAAAATAAAGAATAAAATCGAAAATGATGAAAAAATAATTTTTATTATAAAAAGGATTCTATCCAAAATATCAAAAATTATGAATATAGAGTCATTAATAGCAAGTACAATTATGAATTATAGAATTTTTAATGACAAGGATTTTTCAAAAAATATAGGAGATTATCATACCTCTATTGTATTTAGATATAGTAATAACTGGACCGAAAATGTTTTTGAACAAAAATTTTTAAAATTATTGAAAAGATATGAAAACGGTTATCAACCCCAACAATTTATCTTCAAAAATTATCCAATAATGAATGAGATACAGAAAAAAATGGAATTTGCTTATGACTTAAATGTATTGGTTTCAATAAATTATCTCGGTGAAATACGTCAAATAGAAAAAGAAGATCTTATTAATAAATTAAAGAAAACTCGAAACACCTTAAAATCTTTTCCAGGTAAGAAAATATATATAACTTCCTTTACAGAAGAAGATAAATGTTATGTATATTACTTAACAGCGCCCGAAAGGTTAAAGGAGATGTCATAA
- a CDS encoding SDR family oxidoreductase produces the protein MKKNILLTGATGKLGQNIIKILYNEKKYKIIGVSSNHEKIKQIRKIYPNVFWLKCDLKYKDEIESLYNKIIKDYNKIDILINNAAIDIDKPFLETNLEEFEKLWKVNLVAPYLLIKLFLPKMILNRYGTILNISSTLSVRTIPNATEYSMSKAALCSLTRSIAVEFGKYNINSICLNISGMKGKLKDVNDTSDILQSSDDNNYDDWKVKKDKIPLRRRGNFQEYSEIIKFLISEKAKYINGESIFVDGGINAQQ, from the coding sequence ATGAAAAAAAATATTCTTTTAACTGGAGCTACTGGAAAACTAGGACAAAATATTATAAAAATTTTATATAATGAAAAAAAATATAAAATAATAGGTGTTTCAAGTAATCATGAAAAAATTAAACAAATAAGAAAAATTTATCCAAATGTTTTTTGGCTCAAATGTGATTTAAAATATAAAGATGAAATAGAAAGTTTATATAATAAAATAATTAAAGATTATAATAAAATAGATATTCTAATTAATAACGCAGCGATTGATATAGATAAACCTTTTTTAGAAACTAACTTAGAGGAATTTGAAAAACTTTGGAAAGTTAATTTAGTTGCTCCTTATTTACTGATAAAATTATTTTTGCCTAAGATGATATTAAATAGATATGGAACCATTTTAAATATTTCATCAACTTTAAGTGTAAGGACTATTCCAAATGCTACCGAATATTCCATGTCCAAAGCAGCATTATGTTCTTTAACAAGATCTATAGCTGTTGAATTTGGTAAGTATAATATAAATTCAATCTGTTTAAATATTTCTGGTATGAAAGGAAAATTGAAAGATGTTAATGATACTTCTGATATTTTGCAAAGTTCGGATGATAATAATTATGATGATTGGAAAGTAAAAAAAGATAAAATTCCTTTGCGGAGACGTGGGAATTTTCAAGAATATAGTGAAATAATAAAATTTTTAATTTCGGAAAAAGCAAAATACATAAATGGGGAAAGTATTTTTGTTGATGGAGGGATAAATGCACAACAATAA
- the asnB gene encoding asparagine synthase (glutamine-hydrolyzing) — translation MCGIVGIYNFKGNVEKHDLYKMLKQIEHRGPDYKNVFLDKNIGLGHNLLKIQDISNLSHQPYVFNNLVIVYNGEIYNFQEIKAELKTKGYTFLSYGDTEVVAKSFDYWGLDAVKKFNGFFSIAIYNKEKKSISLIRDRVGIKPLYYYIDSDRLIFSSEIKSIFSDDTICKNINLDTILLSFSTNLWLPYYNTFFEKIEMLEPGTIIIFNKNGIQKKYKYFKPSINIKYKKEKNAIILFKESMKKSIKYKSLSKFQIATFLSGGIDSSIITKEYSDLNNRIIDSFTIYYKERENKDLKHAESLTKKEKIRHHKILVKPENINMQTLDEVIFHMEELLMDKVYISDYLNYKAAKEEGFRVILNGQGSDELWLGYIKIWNIYKFVENNFNKKMLIDSYFKKNIVFKEKLSNYSKNILLNILDEYISNNILNGYQKEYENYTIYAIKTILHNLLLQEDKLSMAHSIECRVPFVDDNKMLELGLTIDSNLKLFDKKEKYILRKAYEKILPKNIIQRNKYPFPEPPNKYDSVIKLLCKNNWENIINNKIISYLIDTKKYSKLDYYNPKELWWLLNIYRFTEIFN, via the coding sequence TTGTGTGGAATTGTTGGGATATATAATTTCAAAGGAAATGTTGAAAAACATGATTTATATAAAATGTTAAAACAAATAGAACATAGAGGTCCAGATTACAAAAATGTTTTTTTAGATAAAAATATTGGTTTAGGACATAATTTATTAAAAATACAGGATATTAGTAATTTATCTCATCAACCATATGTTTTTAATAATCTTGTTATTGTTTATAATGGGGAAATATATAATTTTCAAGAAATAAAAGCAGAACTTAAAACAAAAGGTTATACATTTTTATCATATGGAGATACAGAAGTAGTTGCTAAATCTTTTGATTATTGGGGATTAGATGCAGTAAAAAAATTTAATGGTTTTTTTTCAATTGCAATATACAACAAAGAAAAAAAATCCATCTCTTTAATAAGGGATAGAGTTGGTATAAAACCTTTATATTATTATATCGATAGTGATAGGTTAATATTTTCTTCAGAAATAAAATCTATTTTTTCAGATGATACTATTTGTAAAAATATAAATTTGGATACTATCCTTTTATCTTTTTCTACTAATTTATGGTTGCCATATTATAATACTTTTTTTGAAAAAATTGAAATGTTGGAACCTGGAACTATAATTATTTTTAATAAAAATGGGATTCAAAAAAAATATAAATATTTTAAACCTAGTATAAATATAAAATATAAAAAAGAAAAAAATGCAATCATCCTATTTAAAGAATCAATGAAAAAATCCATTAAATATAAATCTTTGTCTAAATTTCAAATAGCAACTTTTTTATCAGGAGGCATTGATAGTAGTATAATTACAAAAGAATACAGTGATTTAAACAATAGAATAATTGATTCGTTTACCATTTACTATAAAGAAAGAGAAAATAAAGATTTGAAACACGCAGAAAGTCTAACTAAAAAAGAAAAAATTAGGCACCATAAAATTTTAGTAAAACCTGAAAATATAAATATGCAAACATTAGATGAGGTAATTTTTCATATGGAAGAACTTTTGATGGATAAAGTATATATATCTGATTATTTAAATTACAAAGCCGCTAAAGAAGAAGGATTTAGAGTTATTTTAAACGGACAAGGTTCTGATGAATTATGGTTAGGTTATATAAAAATTTGGAATATATATAAATTCGTGGAGAATAATTTTAATAAAAAAATGTTAATAGATAGTTATTTTAAAAAAAATATAGTATTTAAAGAAAAACTTTCAAATTATTCAAAAAATATACTTTTAAATATCTTAGATGAATATATTTCTAATAATATATTAAACGGATACCAAAAAGAATATGAAAATTATACGATTTATGCAATAAAAACCATTTTGCATAATTTATTGTTACAAGAAGATAAGTTAAGCATGGCTCATTCTATTGAGTGTAGAGTTCCTTTTGTAGATGATAATAAAATGCTAGAATTGGGATTAACCATTGATAGCAATTTAAAATTATTTGATAAAAAAGAAAAATATATATTAAGAAAAGCATACGAGAAAATATTACCAAAGAATATTATCCAAAGAAATAAATACCCATTTCCAGAACCTCCAAATAAGTATGATTCTGTAATAAAATTATTATGTAAAAATAATTGGGAAAATATAATAAATAATAAAATAATTTCGTATCTAATAGATACAAAAAAATATTCTAAATTAGATTATTATAATCCAAAAGAACTTTGGTGGTTATTAAATATTTATAGATTTACTGAAATTTTTAACTGA
- a CDS encoding MFS transporter, whose protein sequence is MSVLSKKKNQLLLISGNAVSYMGDLFFLYAINWWIISKTGDTKIIGIISSLVILPMLILNIIGGTTVDILNRKKLMIICDFINGITMTLLGIISINYPSITMIALVYILSSAVFAIFSIASRSIVSEVINSEDIVSFNAWFNSMENIIKVISPLFSISLINVVPIHVIFLINGATFLFSGFSEIFIDYQYKKDNLTKTKNGIILFKNGIKYIWKNKNLRKMILTASLVNFFIAGYNLYIPLFSKSVLNSPMAYSGALTAEAVGSIFVVVTSRLFSKYDEKILTNGIIFGLMGSSLLLIQFKEIIMLYISTFLFGLFLGQFNVSFFSYVQKNVDSDYQGRVFSVIFTLASILMPVGNLFFGFIGKIVIQYGFYIIGVGIILISFYFILKNNENIKICE, encoded by the coding sequence ATGAGTGTATTATCTAAAAAAAAGAATCAACTTCTTTTAATTTCTGGTAACGCAGTTTCATATATGGGAGATTTGTTTTTTTTATATGCTATTAATTGGTGGATAATATCAAAAACGGGAGATACAAAAATTATAGGAATAATATCATCATTAGTAATATTACCTATGTTAATTCTAAATATAATTGGCGGAACAACTGTAGATATATTAAATAGAAAAAAATTGATGATAATATGTGATTTTATAAATGGGATAACAATGACTTTACTTGGTATAATATCTATTAACTATCCATCCATAACAATGATAGCATTGGTCTATATATTATCTTCTGCTGTTTTTGCAATATTTTCCATTGCAAGTCGTTCAATAGTTTCTGAAGTAATAAATAGTGAAGATATAGTAAGTTTTAATGCATGGTTTAATAGCATGGAAAATATCATAAAAGTAATTTCTCCGCTTTTTAGTATTTCATTGATAAATGTTGTGCCAATACATGTAATTTTCCTGATTAATGGAGCAACATTTCTTTTTTCAGGATTTTCAGAAATTTTTATTGATTATCAATATAAAAAAGATAATTTGACAAAAACAAAAAACGGAATTATTTTATTTAAAAATGGGATTAAATATATATGGAAAAATAAAAATTTAAGAAAAATGATACTAACAGCATCTTTAGTAAATTTTTTTATAGCAGGATACAATCTGTATATACCGTTATTTTCTAAAAGTGTTTTAAATTCTCCAATGGCATATTCCGGAGCATTAACCGCCGAAGCAGTTGGTTCTATTTTTGTTGTTGTAACTTCCAGATTATTTTCAAAGTACGATGAAAAAATACTTACAAATGGTATTATTTTTGGTTTAATGGGATCTTCACTATTATTAATTCAATTTAAAGAAATTATTATGCTTTATATTAGTACTTTTTTATTTGGATTATTTCTTGGACAATTCAATGTTTCATTTTTCAGTTATGTTCAAAAAAATGTTGATTCTGATTATCAGGGAAGAGTATTCTCTGTAATTTTTACACTTGCAAGCATATTAATGCCTGTTGGGAATTTATTTTTTGGTTTTATTGGTAAAATAGTAATACAATACGGTTTTTATATTATAGGAGTTGGAATAATTTTAATTTCATTTTATTTTATACTTAAAAATAATGAAAATATAAAAATATGTGAGTAA